The Capra hircus breed San Clemente chromosome 22, ASM170441v1, whole genome shotgun sequence DNA segment ggcatttgagaAGGATTTGGACAGAGAGTGGGGAGGATGGGCAGTTGAAGCTGGGATCAGCCTGGGCAAAGGCCCAGAGGCCTGGAGGTGCTAGGCATGTTTTGTagtctggtgtgtgtgggggatgGGGTAGAGATGAGACAAGAGAAGTTGGCAGAAGCCGGATCATGAAGGGCCTTGACGGGCTGTCTGGAGATCAGGCTTTATTCCTTGGAGACTGGGGAACCAAGGATGGTTGTTGGGCAGCAGAGTGACCCAGTCTTCAGCGTGGAGTAGAAGCTAGAGAGACCTTTCTCAACTGGGGTGAGACAGTGAGGGGATGGGTACCAGTGGGGCTGTACCATGAAGTTGTGCCCGTTCTCCTGGAGTCCAATCTGGCCCTGGGCCTGCCTTGCTTCCCTTGGCCCTGAGGACTCTTGGGAGCGGGTAGGGTGGGGTGCATTGCCTAATGGTGCTCTAAGGAAGACTGTAGCATTTCTGGTACCAGCCAGCTTGTCAGAGATTCCTTCTCTGCCTGGTACTGAGTCTACAGGACAGTTCTAGGTCAAGAAACCAGAGGCTGGAGCTCAAGGACCCCAGGCTGCTCCCCTGCAGGCCCCTCCTCCCTGGACTCTCCCATAAAGTAGGTATGAATGGCCATCCTGGGAGGCTGTAAGACTGAGAGGATGGGCGTGTGGATCCGAGGATGTTGGGGCAATTCTTGTAGAGGCCTAGCTAATCAGAAAGGCTGAGTGTGCCCAGAGAAAAGGATGGGCAGGGGAGTCAGGGTCCCTCAGTACTGATCCCCTCTAGGCCCAGTGTTGACCCCCCCCACCACACCCTGCTTCACCTGATGCCCCAAGCCATTCCCCAGCATCACTGGGTGTGGCCAGCATGGCTGCTTTTGGAGTGGGTATAGAAGAAGGCTGTTAGGTTGGGGGCTGGAAGGGGATGTTGGGATATGAAGTGGGGATGAACTTGGAGACTGaacccttctctctcttcccagcccaggtggGTCTACAAGCCCCAGTTGGGACAGACACTCTGGCTAACACAGACAAGGGAATCCCCCAAGGGGCGGGCCAGTCCACTTGAGTTGCTTGGCCCCAGGAGCCCTCCCTTCCCCTGGATTGTTCTTGCTCCAGAACAAAGCCAGGGTGGACACTTGATCCCTGCATGTGAGGGGGGAGCTGGCTAAGCCCCCGGCCCTTTGATTGGGCAGCTGTCATGAGAGAGACAgctgtggggggaggggcaggaaggggcaGCCGCCATGGCTTACACAGCTGTCACCCCCCGCTCCGCCCTCTGCAGCCTGAGTGGCAGGAAGCCAGGGACAGAAGGAGTGGGCACTGGATCTGGGGCGGGGGTCTGGGGAGCAGGAGGGAACGCCCAAGGTCAGAGGCCTGGTCTGAGCTTGGTATGTTCTGCCAGGGAGCCCTGCTGACCAGAGGGGGCTGGGCACCCCCAGAGGTGAGCTGGAGGTCAGTGTGGCATGGTGCGTAGCTGCCATGTGGGTGGCCCAGCAGGGACCTAGGGCCCACCAGGCTGGAGCAGCAAACAATTCCCTAGAGCCCCTGTAAGGGCAGAAGGGGAGCCAGTATGTAGCTGCTTGTTTTCAGAGCTCCTGGGAGAAGAATTAGAGACCTGTATCAAGACCCTTCTTCTCCCCAAAAGACAGGAAAGACCTTGAGGGTCCATCAGAGCAGGAAGGACACAGAGAGACCAGCCATTCCCCtgtccccccagcccccacaaacacacatgtagcacagatgggtaaactgaggTCCGTCAGGTGCAGGCCTGGCCAAGGTCACTTGAACTTGGGGCAGTGGGGCTCTGCTGTAGACCCAGTATCTTTTTCAGGGCGAGAGCCCTAGTTTTGGCCACATCTCAGCCCTCCTGCCCTGTTTCCCCAGGAGCCTTTACTCACAAGAGGTGATGTGGAGATGTCAGGTCTCCCACTGGTTATCACCCCAAAGGGGTGCGTGAGCCCCAGAAAATTCTAGAGCTTAAGATGTGGCTCTGGACAAGTACAGTCTTTTTCAAACACAGCCCATGTCTACTAACCAGGCAGGGATCTCAGGGACTACTAAAGCCTGCTCCCCACCTTTGAAGAGCTGCCCCTGCAACCTTCCCCCAACCCCAAAGAGGACAGCCAgacagaggaggcaggcaggaCCCTGCTAGTCTCAGCAGACCCCACCTttcttgtgaccttgggcaggttacaGACCCTCTCTGGGCACCAAGCTCCCCTTCTGTTTGGTGAAGTCTTCCATTCAGATAACCAGTGTGTTCTGAGTAACTTCTCCGGCCTGCTCTGGAACACAAGGAGAAGGTGGCGGTCTTGGCTTCTGCTCTAAGGGGCTCCCAGGCTGGCCAGGGTAACCGAAACGAAGCACGTCATCACGAATGCTTTACTGGGGGAAGTGCTGGCAGCTGCGGGAGTGTTAGCAAGGGCAGCCAGCGTGATGCTGGCCAGGATGCTCAGAGAGCACCGGCCCTGCATCCACTGTTGCCCTCTGAACTCTGGAAAGCCTACTGACAGAACTCgagcagaggaaggaacaggTTCTGGGGAGGCAACAGCTACTGGCTGTTTGGGGGGTCAGGGTATCACCCCCTTAGCAcggatgaagaaacagaggtctCGGCCATGCAGTGGCTTCCTGAGTCAGCCAGGCTGGGAGACCCACCCCTCCTCCTCCGTGCCCAACCTCAGGCTAGTGGTGTGTGGGGCGGAGGGCGGGTTTCTGAAGGGGACACTGGACAGAAGAGCTCTATACTCTTGATGCTGGAGGCAGGATagggcaggaggctggggaggaaggTGCCTAGAGGTCTCTGGGGGCACTCGAGCCCCCGCCCCTCCTGGTGGCAGGGATTTTTAGGGTCAGGGCCTGCTCTTGGCTCAGACTGGGCACCAGGTGGTCCCCTCCCTGTCTTCCTGCTCGGGCTCTGGTCCCCCATGAGCTCCCCATCAAGGCTGAGCCTCGGCGGGAGACAGCCGCTGAAGGAGAGGGATTTCCAAGCAGGATTAAGGTCCAGGATTAAGTCGGGGCATGAAAAGGGGTCGGGTGGGGAGGGCTGGCGGCCGGGCTAATCCCAGCAGCTAATCTCTGGCTCCTCCTTCCTCCATCAGTtaacagccttgacgttctcccaCCGGCCCCCAGTCCTGTTCTTACCCATCACCCAGTCCCACAGGGGAAGCCGTCCCTCCATTTTACGGGTGAGAACACTGAGACTTAGCGTCCAAGTAATTTGTTTCTGGAGCAAAAAGTGCTCCAGGCTGGGAACACCGCCAGCTTGGACACTTAACCTCCCCGGGACTTAGGAGAGGGCTCAGAAAGCCACTGTGCACGCTGCTGGTCCCCAGACACCCCACGCCCACCCCCAGTGCTGAGTGAACCCTGCTCACAGCTGTCGCAGAAGCCTCTGCTCTCGACTCCTAGCGGACAGGCACAGCCCACCCTCCCGGAGTCTTGCTACCTCCATTTCCACCCACCTTTGGAGACCGCCCATGGATGCTCCGGCTCCCTCTCCACCTGCTCCAACCAGGCTCTAGCCAGCGGGGGCTCTGCTTCCTGGACGCGAGTGCCTCTTGTTTGAAGTAACCTTTCAATCTGAACCCAACCTTCAAGGCCCAGTCCACAGGGGTCCCCTCTCCCAGGAGGTCAGGGAGGAGGCTACCTCTCTCTGGATTCCCACAGGCCTccgagttctttttttttttttttcgatgtACCAGGAAAAGGGAAGAATACTTGTGGAGACACAGGCACCcaactcattttaatttttgtgaactctgggggttggacTTGGTATCCCCTTTGTACAGttggggaagctgaggctcagaagggTTATAGACGCTGGCCAGGCTTACACAGCTGGTGAGTCGCATACAGCAAACTGGTCAGTGTGACACTTGAAATTTGTGGTCCACGCTGTCTCCCTGCTCTGGAAGTTTGTGTAGCTTGGCTTTGGGATTCCCATGTAAGGGCAGGGGACCTGAAAGAGAGTGGAGCTCTTCTCTAACCCTCTCCCACTGCCCCCGCAGAGCCGGCCAGGCCACAGTGTGGACGCATTCCCAGGCGGCCTCAGCCCCAGCCCCGCCTGACAGGATGAGCGGCTCAGATgcggggctggaggaggagccagAGCTCAGCATCACCCTCACACTGCGGATGCTGATGCACGGGAAGGTGAGGCGGTGGGGGCGtggtgagggggcttccctgtggctcaggagGGGGCAAAGGGGAAGGTGAAGCAAGAGCTGGCCAGCTTGTGGCGGGGAGTCTGATCTTGGGTATCCTGTCTCCTGTGGAGTCCAACCCACCACCACCCTCAGTGGGGGAAAGGGCGGTGCCTGGGGTGTGCGTATGCTGCTGACTGCACTCTTGTCTGGTTTGCAGGAGGTGGGCAGCATAATTGGGAAGGTAGGTGCCTCGTTCTATCCTGTGTGTCCCCTTCAACCCGAGACCTCAGCCTAGGAAAGGAAGCAACAACCGCTTGGCCTAAGAGCCATTCTCTGTTTTGTGTCCTGCAGAAAGGAGAGACTGTAAAGCGAATCCGGGAACAGGTGAGGATGCAGTTTGGGAGGGGAGCCCAGGGTACCTGgtttggaggggaggggagatgccTGCCCCACCCTGTCCCTGAATCCACCGTCTAGGACCACCACTCAGTGCCCCTAGAAGGTGGCCACTTCCAACCTTGGCTGGGGCCTGGTGAGTGGCGGGCAGGCAGGTTCCTGGCCAGGAAGCAGAGGAGCCCCGCTGCCCGGCGCTCGTCCTATACCCGCAGAGCAGCGCCCGGATCACCATCTCTGAGGGCTCCTGCCCTGAgcgcatcaccaccatcactgggTCTACAGCAGCCGTCTTCCACGCGGTCTCCATGATCGCCTTCAAGCTGGATGAGGTCTGTGGCTGGCTGGAGGGAGGCCCAGGGTGGTCCCCTAGGAGGAAGGGGACTCAGACCCACAGAGTGGCTACGGGCGGGATGGAAGGCCAAGTGGGATGTGGGTGGGCTCCCCTCCTTGGCCCCCTGGCAGGAAGgtgtcccaggggtgggggagcagcaGAGGCACGCACGGCCAACCACGTCTTCCTGGCCAGGACCTCTGCGCTGCTCCTGCAAACGGAGGGAATGTCTCCAGGCCTCCAGTGACCCTGCGCCTTGTCATCCCTGCAAGCCAGTGTGGCTCGCTGATTGGGAAGGCGGGCACCAAGATCAAGGAGATCAGAGAGGTGAGGGGAGGGGGTCTCGAGGAGAGAGCTGGGCTTACGGCTTCCTATCCCCTGGGGAGCTAGGAGCCCGGGCACTCTGCTCTGGGTTATGGGAGTAGCCGGAAGTGGCCCCGTTCTTTGCCCACAGACTACAGGTGCCCAGGTGCAGGTGGCAGGGGACCTGCTCCCCAACTCCACAGAGCGCGCCGTCACCGTGTCCGGGGTGCCTGATGCCATCATCCTCTGTGTGCGCCAGATCTGTGCTGTCATCCTGGAGGTGGGCCCGGGAGCAGGGCgagagggcaggggctgggccctggggctgCCTTGTCATGCCCCCCAGACCTATGCCTGTGGCACCAGGTGGGGGTAGGGCGGGGCTGCGGGGGTGCATGTGAGACGCTCAAGGACATCGAGCTGTATTTATCTGGGGCTTATGGGGAGGGCCCTTGGGGAGGCCGGGGGGCCTGAGAAGGTCCTGACCGAGCCTCCCCATGTGTGCCTTCCAGTCCCCACCCAAAGGAGCCACTATCCCGTACCATCCAAGCCTCTCCTTAGGTACTGTGCTTCTCTCCACCAACCAGGTGAGGGGGAACAGCAGGAGTGGGACGTGTTACTGGAGAAGCAGGGGGGGGCGGAGGAAGGAATGGGGGGGTccagggagaggtggggaggggtgacTCTGCCCACACTGCCCTATGACAGTGACCCCCTTTGACCCACTCTGTCCTCACAGGGGTTCTCTGTCCAGGGTCAGTATGGCGCTGTGACTCCAGCTGAGGTGAGTGCCCAAAGCCCACGGCACCCCTTCCAGAACAGAGCCCCCTCTGACTCCTGACCCCTCTTCTTGGCACAGGTCACCAAGCTCCAGCAGCTCTCGGGCCACGCAGTCCCCTTCGCCTCACCCAGCATGGTGCCAGGTGAGCGGTCCCTGCGGAAACAAGCAGGGGCAGATCCCAGGGGGCCGGGCAGCCCCCTCTGGAAAGGAtgaggggaggcaggaaggacccAGACTCACGCCCAGTCCCTCTTCTTCCCGCCTGCAGGACTGGATCCTAGCACACAGACCAGCTCACAGGAGTTCTTGGTTCCCAACGACGTGAGCATGGGATTGGGGTGGTTTGAGGGGGAGAATAGGGGAGCCcagcggggtgggggggtctgGGCCTCACCTAGGGTtgaatcccaccctctccccagctgATCGGCTGCGTGATCGGGCGCCAGGGCAGCAAGATCAGTGAGATCCGGCAGATGTCAGGGGCACATATCAAGATCGGGAACCAAGCCGAGGGTGCTGGTGAGCGGCACGTGACCATCACTGGTTCACCCGTCTCCATCGCCCTGGCCCAGTACCTCATCACTGCCTGgtgagtgtggggtgggggtgtcatAGGTCAGGGGGCGTCTCTGCCTGAGAAAGGCAGCGGTTGGGTGGAGAGAGTGGACTTCCCTTCTCCCGGGCCTGTCCTCTGCCTCCCTAACCCTGCTGCACTCATCCACGTTGCGCCATTCTCCCCTGCGTCTGTCCCTCGTGCCCTCTGTCCATCCCTGTCTCTCCTCCCTGGCACTTGGGTCTCCCCATTTCTCCCCTTACCCTATGCTGTCTGCTTGTCCTTATCTGCTGTGTCCCGTCCCCATCCTTCCGACCTGTCCCATCTTTTCCCCAAACACACCCATCCACGTCATTGTTTTCAATTCCTGTTTTTCATCTAATCTCATCCCTTGTATCTGCCCTCATTGCCCCCTGTCTCGCCGCCCCCACCTTCCCTTCATCTCCCCCCTCTGCCCCTCTTTCCAGTCTAGAAACGGCCAAGTCTACCTCTGGGGGAACACCCGGCTCGGCCCCCACAGACCTGCCTGCCCCTTTCTCGCCACCCCTGACGGCCCTGCCCACCGCTCCCCCAGGCCTGCTGGGCACACCCTATGCCATCTCCCTCTCCAACTTCATCGGCCTCAAGCCCGTACCCTTCTTGGCTCTAccacctgcctccccagggcCACCGCCGGGCTTGGCGGCCTACACTGCCAAGATGGCAGCGGCCAATGGGAgcaagaaagctgagcggcagAAATTCTCCCCCTACTGAGGCTGGCTGAGGCACAGGTGCGGGGGCAGGCAGGACCGCCGGCAGGGGGCTGCCTCTGCTACCTGCCCAAGGACTCCACCCCGGGAGGGGGTCCCAAACGCCGCTAATGCCCAGACGCATGGATGCACCCCCCCCCACCCTGACCCGGTCTGTGGGAGTTCCTGCTCTCAGAGTGGGGGTGGTTTCCGGCCCAGGGTTTTGGGAGCTGTGGCAGCCCCAGGATAGGGGGCTTGACCCCCCTCTAGTTCTGTGCTTGGATGCAGGGAGCATCCTAAGTGCCCCCACTTTGGGGGGGTCACTCATGCACTCCCCATCCCTCAGGGCTTCCCTTCTACTGTCCCCCGCGTGGGGATCGGGGGGAGGCCTGGGGGTGGCTGGGGGCCTtgcttctctccccacctccctgcagATTCCTGCTGCTTCCACTGATACCCTTTTGACTGGAATGGACTGGCTGGGCTTGGCAGAGGGCAGCCTGAAGAGGGGGCACTGCCAGGCAGCTGGGGGAGTGGCATGGGGGCAGGGGCCGAGTTCTCAGCAGCAGATACTCTGTACAGTTTTTTCAATTCCTGTTTTTGAATAAATATTCTCAGAGACCAGGAAGCTGTGAAACATTGTGGGTGTTGGCAAAACCTACAGAATATGGGTGCAGCCGAGGCCCCAGAGGACCCCATCTATGACTCCATCAGCCCCCCTGGGTCTCAGCCCCTTCCACATGTCAGTTCTGGGGCTTTAGGGCTCTTTGGGGGTCATGTTGTCCAGCCTCCTGTCTCTGGCACCAAAATGATCCAGTTTTTTTCTGGGCATTTTTAGAAGCTGATGGAGGAGCCTCAGTAGTTCTGTCCAGCCTCTTCTTGGTGCATATGTCGCAGAGGTCTTTCCGAATGTCCCTCCACTCGTTCTTCCTGCTGTGGCTGTACCCCAGACCCTGCCCTGCTTGGCCCACTCCCTTTGGCTGTGAGCCCTTAGGGCCCTCTTCTCTGTGATCCTGCCCACCTCTGCTTCTTCCTTGGCCTGGGGACCATCTGTGAGCGTCCAGATCTATCCAGATCACTCAAGCTGGAGGGGCCCTTAGACACAGTCCCGGGTAcagctgggaaaactgaggcctgggGAAGGGTAGGTGTGTGTACAAGGCCATGCAGAGTTGGGCCCAGCACTCAGGATTGCTCCCAGAAAAACGTGGGCCTCACCAGGCTACAGGCCCCCTTCTTCCCATTCCAGGGTCAGAACTCCAGGCAGGGCACCGGGCGCAAGCTGTGCTGGAGGCTGGACGGGCCCTTTCCGATACCACCCTGCTTTCTCCAGTCCCGCTCACCTGGGAGACATCTCTCACGTGGCCTCTGACATGCTCAGGCTTTCCCTTTCTGTCAAATCCCGGCCTTGATCAGGTGCCTCAGAAGGGCCAAGGGCAGGGCCCTCCGGAGGTCTCCGGAGGTGCTGCAGGAGGGCCCGCGGGTGCCAGGCCCGTGAAGCGCAGGCTCGCGGGGACCGCGGCAGCGCTCGGCGGGCAAGGCGGCCCAGCGTCCGGCGTACAGGGCGCTGCAGCAGGCCGTACAGGAAGGGGTGAGCCGCGAAGGCCGAGTAGGCTATCCAGGTGACGGCCGCCTCGGCCGCTGCGGCCTGGGCAGCAGGCGCCAAGCACGCACAGCCATAAGGCAGCCAGC contains these protein-coding regions:
- the PCBP4 gene encoding poly(rC)-binding protein 4 isoform X3; translation: MSGSDAGLEEEPELSITLTLRMLMHGKEVGSIIGKKGETVKRIREQSSARITISEGSCPERITTITGSTAAVFHAVSMIAFKLDEDLCAAPANGGNVSRPPVTLRLVIPASQCGSLIGKAGTKIKEIRETTGAQVQVAGDLLPNSTERAVTVSGVPDAIILCVRQICAVILESPPKGATIPYHPSLSLGTVLLSTNQGFSVQGQYGAVTPAEVTKLQQLSGHAVPFASPSMVPGLDPSTQTSSQEFLVPNDLIGCVIGRQGSKISEIRQMSGAHIKIGNQAEGAGERHVTITGSPVSIALAQYLITAWATAGLGGLHCQDGSGQWEQES
- the PCBP4 gene encoding poly(rC)-binding protein 4 isoform X2: MSGSDAGLEEEPELSITLTLRMLMHGKEVGSIIGKKGETVKRIREQSSARITISEGSCPERITTITGSTAAVFHAVSMIAFKLDEDLCAAPANGGNVSRPPVTLRLVIPASQCGSLIGKAGTKIKEIRETTGAQVQVAGDLLPNSTERAVTVSGVPDAIILCVRQICAVILESPPKGATIPYHPSLSLGTVLLSTNQGFSVQGQYGAVTPAEVTKLQQLSGHAVPFASPSMVPGLDPSTQTSSQEFLVPNDLIGCVIGRQGSKISEIRQMSGAHIKIGNQAEGAGERHVTITGSPVSIALAQYLITAWPAGHTLCHLPLQLHRPQARTLLGSTTCLPRATAGLGGLHCQDGSGQWEQES
- the PCBP4 gene encoding poly(rC)-binding protein 4 isoform X1; the encoded protein is MSGSDAGLEEEPELSITLTLRMLMHGKEVGSIIGKKGETVKRIREQSSARITISEGSCPERITTITGSTAAVFHAVSMIAFKLDEDLCAAPANGGNVSRPPVTLRLVIPASQCGSLIGKAGTKIKEIRETTGAQVQVAGDLLPNSTERAVTVSGVPDAIILCVRQICAVILESPPKGATIPYHPSLSLGTVLLSTNQGFSVQGQYGAVTPAEVTKLQQLSGHAVPFASPSMVPGLDPSTQTSSQEFLVPNDLIGCVIGRQGSKISEIRQMSGAHIKIGNQAEGAGERHVTITGSPVSIALAQYLITACLETAKSTSGGTPGSAPTDLPAPFSPPLTALPTAPPGLLGTPYAISLSNFIGLKPVPFLALPPASPGPPPGLAAYTAKMAAANGSKKAERQKFSPY